The sequence GGGGCTGGAGGTTCTGCTAGCACTTCATGACCCTGGAGGTGTGGAGGCTCTTCTGGGGGCGGGGGGGGTACTGCGAGTGGTGCGTGCATTGAGCCTTGCCTGCCTCAGACCTCGGCACCTCTGTCATCTCCCTCAAGAGTAGAGTTTAGGAACAgagaggtatttttaaaaaggaaacaaggagAGTCATGTGCCAGCAGCCAGGCTCTGCGAGGGCTGGAGGACAGGGCCCACGGTGCTCCTTGCCCGGGTGAGGGTTTTATGCACCAGAAGCTGCCCAGGGGATTGGTGGCATCTCCTTGTCCTGGGCTTCCTTCTCCTATTGAAAGTAAGGAGGTTGGACCGTGTGGCCACCGAGGCCACTTCTGGTTAGAATATGCTAGAATTTCCATGCAGCAGTGCACCTGCAGGAAGCTGTCTTAAGTCAGAGAATACTGGGGCGTCATTGTTTTCCCAGCGTTGCTTTCCTGTCTTCAGCTTGTCCTTAGCCAAATGAAATGGGATGGCTGGTTACTGACCCTAGTGCAAAGAATGGGGTCTGATCTCTGCCTTGGGTATTTGATGATGTGTTTGCGGCAAACAGGATAAGCTATTACAGGCCAACAGGAATAGGGTGCTGGAAGCCATAGAGTCCCACATGGTAGAAGGGGTACGCACAGGGCTTCTCCCCCATTAACTAGTGGTGTGCCTTCAGGGAACATGAGAAGGAGGTGCAGAACCGGAAGAGAGGCAAGAGGCCGAGAGGCCGGCCAAGGAAGCTCACTGCCATGTCCTCCTGCAGCCGGCGCTCCAAGCTCAAGGTGGGTGGCTGCGCTGGGTATGCTGACCCCACCTCCCAGCACCCCCTTGGCGTAGGGGGCAGGCAGAGGGAGGGTTTGGGGCCCTCAGGAAGGGGGTGGCACTTCTGCCAACAGTCTGTCCCTCTACTCGGAAAACAGGAGCcccctttcttcctgtctctcagCTTCTGCTGCCAGGGGCCCCAGCCGGCTGAGAGTTCCTCCCCGCCCCTCCCAGGggcttcctgcttcagcctgtcCTGCACGCCTCTCTGCTGGGTGGCAGGGTCAAACTGCTGCAGACAAGCACTCTTCCCTCCCAGGGGGTCCTTGGGGGACGGAAAGGAACAGGAAGCATGCGTACAGTAGGTGCTCATAGGATTGCCGGCTGGATGTGACTCAAAAGCCTAAGATTTGGGGGCTACTCCGGGCCCACCTGCGGGTGCACCTTAAATCGAGGTGGCCACGAAAGGCAGGGCTGACTGAATAGCCAGGGGGTGCCAGGAGGGGCCTTGGAGGAGGGCAGAGGCAGTGTGGGCTGATGATGTGCTTTGGCCTTCTCGGGACTGTCCTGTCACCCCTCCTCGCTACAGTGATGGGCTCACCCCGCCACAGGTATGCATGCGCCCCTGGGGTCCGTGGTAGGGCCCCTCCCTCCCCTGAGGACAGGTGAGGCAGGACAGGATGGGGGAGGAGGGCCTGGCCTCAGTCCCGGGTGTGGCTTTGATTCCCTCCTCCGGGCACTGTCCCTGGACCTTCGCGTGTTGTGGCCACGAGCTCAGTCACTAACTGAACCTGCCTTTCCAGGAGGATTTCCTGAATGAACAGGATTCCCTGCTGTAGAATCTTGTTGGCTGGTCTACACTGGCCTTACGTTATCTTGAAAATCTTCCTTTTGAGCAGGATTGTGGGGGCTGCAGGAGTTCTGCTGACTGAGGAGTGGCCACAAGGCAGTGATTGATGCCTTGTTTGAGGAGGTTTGAGGAGATCACTCCTGTTGAAGTTGGGAGAACGGGGTGGTAGGGAGGCGGTGTTGGATCTGACTCCTAAAGCACACGCTGTAGAATTCTGACCCAGCAGGCAGCATGGCGGCCTGTAAAACACAAGGACACTCTTATTTAACATTGGCGGTGACATCCAGAAGGCGAGGAAGACAGTGGTTTATTTACCTGTATCCTGGAAGGCTCAGACTGGGAAATGGGGATACTGAAGCCCACTTGGTGTAGGCTGCAAAGCTGTGCATGCTACTTAATACGACTTGTAACCTCCTGAGTCCTGAAAACTGTGATGCTCTGGATACAGTTCCCTTTGAACGTCTGCTCTACAGCCCGGAGCTAAATCTGCATCCCCCTTGAAAGCTGATGGTGGACGGGGATGTCATGGTGTGGACTCTGTCCGTCCTTAACTCTGTCTTCATTTTTACGAGCCACCTATTTTTCTCTCTATCTACCTTTAATTTTGCCTCTCATGGAACTGTGAGCACGGTGAGAAGTTGCTCCTTCCTGACTGCCTCTCTGGTCTGGAAGCCACAGGAGTTGATGGCTGCAAGGTGCCCAGTGTTCCTTGGGGACAGCATGGCGCTCTGGACCCTGGGAACAGGCAGTGGAGGTGTGACACcttctcctttatctttttttttttttttttgagacgtagtctcgctctgtcgcccaggctggagttcagtggcacaatcttggctcactgcagcctccacctcccgatttgaagcaattctcctgcctcagcctctgcagtagctgggactacaggtgcgcgccacaacacccggctaatttttgtatttttagtagaaacagggctccactatgttggccaggctggtcttgaactcctgacctcaggtgatccacccgcttcggcctcccaaagtgctgggattacaggcgtgagccactgcacccagccaacttcTCCTTTATCTTTCCAGGAACCCGATGCTCCCTCCAAATCCAAGTCCAGcagttcctcctcttcctccacgtcatcctcctcttcctcagatGAAGAGGATGACAGTGACTTAGATGCTAAGAGGGGTCCCCGGGGCCGCGAGACCCACCCAGTGCCGCAGAAGAAGGCCCAGATCCTGGTGGCCAAACCCGAGCTGAAGGATCCCATCCGGAAGAAGCGGGGACGAAAGCCCCTGCCCCCAGAGCAAAAGGCAACCCGAAGACCCGTGAGCCTGGCCAAGGTGCTGAAGACCGCCCGGAAGGATCTGGGGGCCCCGGCCAGCAAGCTGCCCCCTCCACTCAGCGCCCCCGTTGCAGGCCTGGCAGCTCTGAAGGCCCACGCCAAGGAGGCCTGTGGCGGCCCCAGTGCCATGGCCACCCCAGAGAACCTGGCCAGCCTAATGAAGGGCATGGCCAGTAGCCCCGGCCGGGGTGGCATCAGCTGGCAGAGCTCCATCGTGCACTACATGAACCGGATGACCCAGAGCCAGGCCCAGGCTGCCAGCAGGTTGGCGCTGAAGGCCCAGGCCACCAACAAGTGCGGCCTCGGGCTGGACCTGAAGGTGAGGACGCAGAAAGGGGAGCTGGGAATGAGCCCTCCAGGAAGCAAAATCCCGAAGGCCCCCAGCGGTGGGGCTGTGGAGCAGAAAGTGGGGAACACAGGGGGCCCCCCGCACACCCATGGTGCCAGCAGGGTGCCTGCTGGGTGCCCAGGCCCCCAGCCAGCACCCACCCAGGAGCTGAGCCTCCAGGTCTTGGACTTGCAGAGTGTCAAGAATGGCATGCCCGGGGTGGGTCTCCTTGCCCGCCACGCCACCGCCACCAAGGGTGTCCCGGCCACCAACCCAGCCCCTGGGAAGGGCACTGGGAGTGGCCTCATTGGGGCCAGCGGGGCCACCATGCCCACCGACACAAGCAAAAGTGAGAAGCTGGCTTCCAGAGCAGTGGCGccacccacccctgccagcaAGAGGGACTGTGTCAAGGGCAGTGCTACCCCCAGTGGGCAGGAGAGCCGCACAGCCCCCGGAGAAGCCCGCAAGGCGGCCACACTGCCAGAGATGAGCGCAGGTGAGGAGAGTAGCAGCTCGGACTCCGACCCCGACTCCGCCTCGCCGCCCAGCACTGGACAGAACCCGTCAGTGTCCGTTCAGACCAGCCAGGACTGGAAGCCCACCCGCAGCCTCATCGAGCACGTATTTGTCACCGACGTCACTGCCAACCTCATCACCGTCACAGTGAAGGAGTCTCCCACCAGCGTGGGCTTCTTCAACCTGAGGCATTACTGAAGCCCCGGCGCCACCAGCTGCGCGGTCTTACTCCCCTTCCCTGCCTATGGTGTCGCTTGGCTAAGTGACTCCCAGCCCAAGCCCCCTCAAGAGTCTGGGTCGGGGGAGGAGGAGTGGGTGGCCTCCTTGATGGGCAGGCTTGGAAGGGACTTCTCCCGCACCCCACTCTGTCCCAGGACATAGGGCAGGGGGCCTCACTGCCTTGTTGGTCTCCACCTTGTTCCTACCTCTGCAGGCCTCTTTGCTCTCCCCTCTTGCCTCAGGAAACCCGGTGGCACCTGTGGCTCCAGGTGACTGTCTTGAACAGAGCGGGCTTCTTCATGGCTGCGTTGTTGCTGAGTTTGAACTGCTCCTCCCTGGCCTGCGTGACTGAATCACAGCTTTGGTCCCTGTCTTGCAGGGGCTGAGGTGTCAGGAGGGGACTTCTGGCCCACCTTGCCTTCAGCCCTGGAGTGGGCAGAGAGTATTGTGGGGAGGCATGGCCAGTGGGACTAGTGTTCCCTCCATCTGGCCACAGCTTTTGGGAGatggggtgggcagggg comes from Homo sapiens chromosome 17, GRCh38.p14 Primary Assembly and encodes:
- the CBX2 gene encoding chromobox protein homolog 2 isoform 1 (isoform 1 is encoded by transcript variant 1) gives rise to the protein MEELSSVGEQVFAAECILSKRLRKGKLEYLVKWRGWSSKHNSWEPEENILDPRLLLAFQKKEHEKEVQNRKRGKRPRGRPRKLTAMSSCSRRSKLKEPDAPSKSKSSSSSSSSTSSSSSSDEEDDSDLDAKRGPRGRETHPVPQKKAQILVAKPELKDPIRKKRGRKPLPPEQKATRRPVSLAKVLKTARKDLGAPASKLPPPLSAPVAGLAALKAHAKEACGGPSAMATPENLASLMKGMASSPGRGGISWQSSIVHYMNRMTQSQAQAASRLALKAQATNKCGLGLDLKVRTQKGELGMSPPGSKIPKAPSGGAVEQKVGNTGGPPHTHGASRVPAGCPGPQPAPTQELSLQVLDLQSVKNGMPGVGLLARHATATKGVPATNPAPGKGTGSGLIGASGATMPTDTSKSEKLASRAVAPPTPASKRDCVKGSATPSGQESRTAPGEARKAATLPEMSAGEESSSSDSDPDSASPPSTGQNPSVSVQTSQDWKPTRSLIEHVFVTDVTANLITVTVKESPTSVGFFNLRHY
- the CBX2 gene encoding chromobox protein homolog 2 isoform X1; the protein is MEELSSVGEQVFAAECILSKRLRKGKLEYLVKWRGWSSKHNSWEPEENILDPRLLLAFQKKEHEKEVQNRKRGKRPRGRPRKLTAMSSCSRRSKLKEPDAPSKSKSSSSSSSSTSSSSSSDEEDDSDLDAKRGPRGRETHPVPQKKAQILVAKPELKDPIRKKRGRKPLPPEQKATRRPVSLAKVLKTARKDLGAPASKLPPPLSAPVAGLAALKAHAKEACGGPSAMATPENLASLMKGMASSPGRGGISWQSSIVHYMNRMTQSQAQAASRLALKAQATNKCGLGLDLKVRTQKGELGMSPPGSKIPKAPSGGAVEQKVGNTGGPPHTHGASRVPAGCPGPQPAPTQELSLQVLDLQSVKNGMPGVGLLARHATATKGVPATNPAPGKGTGSGLIGASGATMPTDTSKSEKLASRAVAPPTPASKRDCVKGSATPSGQESRTAPGEARKAATLPEMSAGEESSSSDSDPDSASPPSTGQNPSVSVQTSQDWKPTRSLIEHVFVTDVTANLITVTVKESPTSVGFFNLRPLCSPLLPQETRWHLWLQVTVLNRAGFFMAALLLSLNCSSLACVTESQLWSLSCRG
- the CBX2 gene encoding chromobox protein homolog 2 isoform 2 (isoform 2 is encoded by transcript variant 2), with the protein product MEELSSVGEQVFAAECILSKRLRKGKLEYLVKWRGWSSKHNSWEPEENILDPRLLLAFQKKEHEKEVQNRKRGKRPRGRPRKLTAMSSCSRRSKLKVGGCAGYADPTSQHPLGVGGRQREGLGPSGRGWHFCQQSVPLLGKQEPPFFLSLSFCCQGPQPAESSSPPLPGASCFSLSCTPLCWVAGSNCCRQALFPPRGSLGDGKEQEACVQ
- the CBX2 gene encoding chromobox protein homolog 2 isoform X2, coding for MSSCSRRSKLKEPDAPSKSKSSSSSSSSTSSSSSSDEEDDSDLDAKRGPRGRETHPVPQKKAQILVAKPELKDPIRKKRGRKPLPPEQKATRRPVSLAKVLKTARKDLGAPASKLPPPLSAPVAGLAALKAHAKEACGGPSAMATPENLASLMKGMASSPGRGGISWQSSIVHYMNRMTQSQAQAASRLALKAQATNKCGLGLDLKVRTQKGELGMSPPGSKIPKAPSGGAVEQKVGNTGGPPHTHGASRVPAGCPGPQPAPTQELSLQVLDLQSVKNGMPGVGLLARHATATKGVPATNPAPGKGTGSGLIGASGATMPTDTSKSEKLASRAVAPPTPASKRDCVKGSATPSGQESRTAPGEARKAATLPEMSAGEESSSSDSDPDSASPPSTGQNPSVSVQTSQDWKPTRSLIEHVFVTDVTANLITVTVKESPTSVGFFNLRPLCSPLLPQETRWHLWLQVTVLNRAGFFMAALLLSLNCSSLACVTESQLWSLSCRG